A single region of the Podospora pseudopauciseta strain CBS 411.78 chromosome 1, whole genome shotgun sequence genome encodes:
- the mtd1 gene encoding Methylenetetrahydrofolate dehydrogenase [NAD(+)] (EggNog:ENOG503NVZ5; BUSCO:EOG09263RW3; COG:H), with protein MASTKAAVPQGAPSEPPKTCKVILADTIAKKMLAEVQSTLSAIQLPRRPTLSAFLANDDPHAYQYAEWSKKTCEEQGFSFNLVKVDKESLEEAIIAANNDPEVDGILVYYPIWPANQGHQDRYIQETVSLAKDVEGLCHTHLFNMYHNVRFLDPPANLKKSILPCTPLAIVKALEHLQIYNPILAYGNRLYGKTITVINRSEVNGRPLAALLANDGATVYSVDITGVQLFTRGSGIKALRHQVVDKPDLTLNDVLPLSDVVIGGVPTEKFKVPTELLREGVVCINFSSFRNFDGPAVKEKASIYVPSIGKVTIAVLLRNLVRLIANSPRQEGTSDDAQKAREGAFKDD; from the exons ATGGCTTCCACCAAGGCCGCCGTCCCCCAGGGGGCCCCCTCCgaaccccccaaaacctgCAAAGTGATCCTCGCCGACACCATCGCCAAAAAGATGCTCGCCGAAGTCCAATCCACCCTCTCGGCCATCCAACTCCCGCGCCGCCCAACCCTGtccgccttcctcgccaatGACGACCCCCACGCCTACCAGTACGCCGAATGGTCCAAAAAGACCTGTGAAGAACAAGGCTTCTCGTTCAACCTGGTAAAGGTAGACAAGGAGTCCCTCGAGgaggccatcatcgccgccaACAACGACCCCGAAGTCGACGGTATCCTCGTCTACTACCCCATCTGGCCCGCCAACCAAGGCCATCAGGACCGCTACATCCAGGAGAccgtctccctcgccaagGATGTTGAAGGTCTCTGCCACACCCACCTCTTCAACATGTACCACAACGTTCGCTTCCTCGACCCCCCTGCCAATCTCAAAAAGTCCATCCTCCCTTGCACCCCATTGGCGATTGTCAAAGCGTTGGAACACCTCCAAATCTacaaccccatcctcgcctATGGAAACCGCCTCTACGGAAAGACAATCACGGTAATCAACCGCAGCGAAGTCAACGGCCGCCCCCTCGCCGCCCTGCTGGCCAACGACGGCGCGACAGTCTACTCGGTCGACATCACCGGCGTCCAGCTCTTCACCCGCGGGTCCGGCATCAAGGCGCTGCGCCACCAGGTCGTCGACAAGCCCGACCTCACTCTCAACGACGTCTTGCCTCTGTCGGATGTAGTTATTGGTGGCGTCCCGACTGAAAAGTTCAAGGTGCCGACCGAGTTGCTGAGAGAAGGCGTGGTCTGCATCAACTTTAGCAGCTTCAGGAACTTTGACGGGCCGgcggtgaaggagaaggcgagtATTTATGTGCCGAGCATTGGCAAGGTTACTATTgcggtgttgttgaggaatTTGGTG CGGCTTATCGCCAACAGCCCACGGCAGGAGGGGACGAGTGATGATGCGCAaaaggcgagggagggggcttTCAAGGATGACTAG
- a CDS encoding hypothetical protein (EggNog:ENOG503NZS5; COG:S), whose amino-acid sequence MLDLTKTLGGFFFALGATLTPGFGAETPYMKSGVLGAEFYASFGFFYLFVGLLSFVFLICSLRTNLCLVILFLAYTVAFPLLAAAEWAHAEDRLALAHRLTVGGGAACFVVSACSWWAMIGGLLQSVDWPFDLPMGDLSHIIPAARKEVDVERLE is encoded by the coding sequence ATGTTGGATCTAACGAAAACGCTAGGCGGTttcttcttcgccctcgGCGCGACACTCACCCCTGGCTTCGGCGCGGAGACTCCGTATATGAAGTCGGGCGTCCTCGGAGCCGAGTTTTACGCCAGCTTCGGCTTCTTCTACCTCTTCGTCGGTCTCCTGTCTTTCGTATTCCTCATCTGCTCGTTGAGGACGAACCTCTGTCTCGTCATTCTGTTCCTCGCCTATACGGTTGCCTTCCCTCTACTCGCCGCTGCCGAGTGGGCCCATGCCGAAGATCGACTGGCTCTTGCTCACAGACTGACTGTGGGCGGCGGTGCTGCTTGCTTTGTCGTCAGCGCTTGCAGTTGGTGGGCCATGATCGGGGGGTTACTGCAATCGGTGGACTGGCCCTTTGACCTTCCCATGGGAGATTTGAGCCATATCATCCCTGCcgcgaggaaggaggtggacgtGGAGAGGCTGGAATGA
- a CDS encoding hypothetical protein (BUSCO:EOG09260SR2; COG:K; COG:L; EggNog:ENOG503Q31B), with amino-acid sequence MAQFKQWALEYVLADDEPVQLQLTKKAAKEIEDSRASSTVVGNWAASVHQWMTLTHSNDDDQMEDEDERANGDIVSRAKALGFLAGTLEALDKTVLRPDQVQRLIGFFGAMFSYDHKAGITASAKALRQLYSMKNFKPDMGIKVLEDVSKLKEDFRLQTAVTRLELYELFLSLVEDPAVSSELQHKYGSSCGFALDLLQLCSSERDPRNLMIWFKIIRRLLTEFSPSPEVTEEIFKAFSAYFPISLRSSATPIGITAEDLKEAVRTCFSSHQRVAPFAFPFLMQKLDQGDAVTVAVKVDILRTIKACIEEYENPQASVVPYIKKIWGSLKYEVRNGEVKESIDATIEVLRAIARKLDGSKTHKHEVTLLKNYIDLVFGDCKDDLSNPTYTKQAGLLLLTVVTASIKGYVFYNASFIDIIRQNLRQPKSPTHTRDLLLLVNSILKTRIELFKNRKVGHPDDEEQLRSEPRTHLVSLFHDVYLPIWTGKASESDSKESDVLKQVALGLGLLVSQQALDTKGEVSLLCSGAICFEICNLLTVTLVKPLTLSSNDNQSQDATLEDDVVLALRTIVMSYTDGYGHILKPARKEIQKRDWTGPSEYSLEALKILLSRLAFIGCSEIPTQVKSDTEPEHPYSPLRHYDAWLRTLVYLFPLSAQSLTANSYILSSLHASVIWFRDACEARYGTGALAQYSNSDKNWLAEFEQLPGTFFSQAEGQSILPDEVASSFGEDDPETYLQFLRLSLFIVRGFYKGANSEAPWSEQALVQLAQTAALVVRSLDEKSQVSCNLAREAFSLFKTSEDKPCASPLSGLLTVGILQGLHPGAMIELYQPGGVAEKFICDTSDLGSSPRASDIKAAVGAIYSNKYPAGPAASEEYQTLKRGLEFWTNYIKNAVRSSDIDSGSFHSFTNVAMHTVAGAVARQEKFVLDLIPILHEAAASPSPNGEIVARSMGILVQPNSEVLNKESHANIKRFYKQWAYNFLVRPLYDLARPGSDKDPKATARYSIMILSVVKNCPFTVYQDDLESLLRLLVTALSNKKDDSVLSEEAAQAQVIAALEILVDILANEPNALKGFLKEIISGTTKVYQESATSNKTLHKTLTTCRKLSLQVLGALPKTFEERYLLSFSRPTQRMLASACGDPVRKVREAARSARANWAKVV; translated from the exons ATGGCACAATTCAAGCAGTGGGCACTGGAATATGTGCTTGCTGACGATGAGCCTGTGCAGTTACAACTCACCAAGAAAGCCGCCAAGG AGATTGAGGATTCCCGAGCAAGCAGCACCGTTGTGGGAAACTGGGCAGCCTCTGTTCACCAATGGATGACCTTGACGCATTCCAACGACGATGACCAAatggaagatgaagatgaaagGGCAAATGGTGATATTGTTTCCAGAGCGAAAG CTCTGGGTTTTCTCGCCGGCACCTTGGAGGCGCTCGACAAAACTGTTCTTAGACCCGATCAAG TCCAGCGGTTGATCGGCTTCTTCGGTGCCATGTTTTCCTACGATCACAAAGCAGGCATTACAGCGTCTGCGAAAGCCCTACGACAGCTGTATTCCATGAAGAACTTCAAGCCAGATATGGGGATCAAAGTTTTGGAAGATGTCTCCAAGCTGAAGGAAGATTTCCGGCTACAGACTGCCGTTACCAGACTTGAGCTTTATGAGTTGTTCCTCAGCTTGGTGGAAGACCCAGCAGTCAGCAGCGAACTTCAACACAAGTACGGTTCCTCGTGCGGCTTTgcccttgatctcctccagcTCTGCTCAAGTGAGCGAGACCCAAGAAACCTTATGATCTGGTTCAAAATCATCAGACGACTCCTCACCGAattctcaccatcacccgaGGTCACCGAAGAGATTTTCAAAGCTTTCTCTGCCTACTTCCCCATTTCTTTGCGGAGCTCGGCCACCCCAATAGGAATCACAGCCGAGGACCTCAAGGAGGCGGTGCGGACCTGTTTTTCATCGCATCAACGTGTTGCCCCTTTTGCCTTTCCATTTCTCATGCAAAAGCTTGATCAAGGGGATGCAGTCACGGTGGCTGTCAAG GTCGACATTCTGAGAACCATCAAGGCGTGTATCGAAGAGTACGAAAACCCGCAGGCTAGCGTTGTCCCATACATCAAAAAGATCTGGGGGTCCCTGAAATACGAAGTACGAAACGGGGAGGTAAAGGAGAGCATCGACGCCACCATCGAAGTGCTCCGTGCTATTGCCAGAAAGCTTGATGGCTCGAAAACTCACAAGCATGAAGTCACCCTGCTGAAGAACTACATCGACCTGGTGTTTGGAGACTGCAAAGACGACCTTTCCAATCCGACCTACACGAAACAAGCAGGTCTTCTGTTATTGACGGTTGTCACCGCAAGCATCAAGGGCTATGTGTTTTACAATGCTAGCTTCATCGATATCATCCGCCAAAATCTTCGACAACCAAAGTCTCCGACTCATACCCGAGACCTTCTGCTACTTGTGAACTCTATTCTCAAGACACGGATAGAGCTCTTCAAGAACCGAAAAGTTGGACATCccgatgatgaggagcaaTTACGTTCCGAGCCACGCACCCACCTCGTTAGCCTCTTCCACGATGTCTACCTACCAATATGGACTGGCAAGGCCAGTGAATCTGATTCCAAAGAGAGCGATGTCCTGAAACAAGTCGCTCTTGGTCTTGGCTTGCTTGTCAGCCAGCAAGCTTTGGATACGAAGGGCGAGGTGTCACTCCTCTGCTCCGGGGCTATCTGTTTTGAGATCTGCAACCTTCTCACTGTCACACTTGTGAAGCCTTTGACCCTGAGTTCAAATGACAATCAGAGCCAGGATGCGACGCTGGAAGATGACGTTGTGCTTGCTCTGCGCACAATCGTCATGAGTTACACAGATGGCTATGGGCATATTCTCAAGCCAGCCAGAAAGGAAATCCAGAAGCGCGACTGGACTGGTCCTTCTGAGTATTCGCTGGAGGCTCTGAAGATTCTGCTTTCTCGACTGGCGTTCATCGGGTGCTCAGAAATTCCGACCCAGGTCAAGTCTGACACGGAGCCGGAACACCCATACAGCCCGCTGCGGCACTATGACGCGTGGCTGCGGACGCTAGTATACCTCTTCCCACTGTCGGCTCAGTCCCTTACTGCCAACTCGTACATTTTGTCGTCTCTTCATGCGTCGGTCATATGGTTCCGTGACGCCTGTGAAGCAAGGTACGGGACTGGTGCACTGGCCCAGTATTCAAATAGCGACAAGAACTGGCTTGCGGAATTTGAGCAGCTTCCAGGTACATTCTTCAGTCAGGCGGAGGGTCAATCTATACTGCCAGACGAAGTTGCTTCAAgctttggcgaggatgacCCCGAGACGTATCTCCAGTTCCTGCGACTCAGCTTGTTCATCGTGAGGGGATTTTACAAGGGTGCCAATAGTGAAGCACCATGGTCAGAGCAAGCGCTTGTTCAGCTTGCTCAGACGGCTGCCTTGGTTGTGCGAAGCCTCGATGAAAAGTCGCAGGTGTCTTGTAATCTGGCCCGCGAGGCATTCAGCTTGTTCAAGACCTCCGAGGACAAGCCCTGCGCTAGCCCATTGAGTGGGTTACTCACAGTTGGTATTCTTCAGGGACTTCACCCGGGTGCTATGATTGAACTG TATCAACCCGGAGGTGTAGCAGAGAAGTTTATCTGCGATACATCCGACCTTGGCTCCTCGCCACGAGCAAGCGATATCAAGGCCGCCGTTGGAGCCATCTATTCCAACAAGTACCCAGCTGGACCTGCTGCATCTGAGGAATACCAGACCTTGAAGCGTGGTTTGGAATTCTGGACGAACTATATCAAGAACGCCGTCAGATCATCAGACATCGACTCTGGCAGCTTCCACTCCTTCACCAACGTTGCTATGCACACCGTCGCCGGGGCCGTGGCCCGTCAAGAGAAATTCGTCCTTGACCTCATCCCTATCCTCCACGAGGCGGCTGCTAGCCCCAGCCCCAACGGGGAAATCGTCGCTCGTTCCATGGGCATCCTAGTCCAACCCAACAGCGAAGTTTTGAACAAGGAGAGCCACGCGAACATCAAGCGGTTCTACAAGCAATGGGCTTACAACTTCCTCGTCCGCCCATTATACGACCTTGCCCGCCCAGGTAGCGACAAGGACCCCAAGGCCACAGCCCGTTACTCCATCATGATTCTCTCAGTGGTCAAGAACTGTCCTTTTACCGTCTACCAGGACGATCTCGAGTCTCTGCTGCGTCTCCTTGTCACCGCACTGAGCAACAAGAAGGACGACAGTGTCCTCTCCGAGGAGGCCGCGCAGGCGCAGGTGATTGCCGCTTTGGAAATCCTGGTTGATATCCTGGCCAACGAGCCAAACGCTCTCAAGGGTTTCTTGAAGGAGATCATCAGTGGGACGACCAAGGTGTACCAGGAATCAGCCACCTCGAACAAGACGCTCCACAAGACTCTGACGACCTGCCGGAAGTTGTCACTGCAGGTGCTCGGTGCGCTACCAAAGACGTTTGAGGAGCGCTATCTCCTTTCTTTCTCGCGCCCAACACAGCGCATGCTGGCTTCGGCGTGTGGCGACCCTGTGAGAAAGGTGCGTGAGGCTGCGCGGTCAGCCAGGGCTAACTGGGCGAAGGTTGTTTAG
- the SPC2 gene encoding signal peptidase complex subunit spc2 (COG:S; EggNog:ENOG503P41E; BUSCO:EOG09265B95): MATQEKITVYNLADLKNTTDDAIPNYLTSLSFTPSHILTDVRLALGFSAFALSAACFAWDYNFGFESTKTYTAFAVALYTILNGLLTFWIFYVEKGTIYQGTSPKGDKIRISTETKKNVPVYHMTIEVKDGKTGERKTLKISRSFTEWFDAAGRFVAAPLQTVLAQGVDVVGRVDTKRANAAKVEGGEAGPSAVYTPEMLAMLSGEGVSVVGSAAETARGTEAAEAKKGGKRRKN, encoded by the exons ATGGCCACCCAGGAAAAGATCACGGTCTACAACTTAGCAG ACCTCAAAAACACCACCGACGACGCCATCCCCAACTacctcacctctctctccttcaccccctcccacatcctcACCGACGTCCGCCTCGCTCTCGGCTTCTCCGCGTTcgccctctccgccgcctgCTTCGCCTGGGACTACAACTTCGGCTTCGAGTCCACAAAAACTTACACCGCCTTCGCCGTCGCCCTCTACACCATCCTCAACGGACTCCTCACCTTCTGGATCTTCTATGTCGAAAAGGGCACAATCTACCAGGGCACCTCCCCAAAAGGTGACAAGATCCGGATTTCGACCGAGACAAAAAAGAATGTACCAGTCTATCACATGACGATTGAGGTCAAGGATGGGAAGACAGGGGAGAGGAAGACGTTGAAGATTAGCAGGAGTTTTACCGAGTGGTTTGATGCCGCGGGGAGGTTTGTTGCGGCACCGTTGCAGACTGTGTTGGCGcagggggtggatgttgttgggagggttgATACCAAGAGGGCGAATGCTGCAAaggttgagggtggggaggcaGGGCCGTCGGCGGTATATACTCCTGAGATGTTGGCTATGTTgagtggtgagggggttaGTGTTGTTGGGTCTGCGGCCGAGACGGCGAGGGGGACGGAGGCGGCTgaggcgaagaaggggggaaagaggaggaagaactAG
- a CDS encoding hypothetical protein (COG:S; EggNog:ENOG503NUT3; BUSCO:EOG0926431P), translating into MAQVPVQTIHRDPQLFYWILFPITIVMILTGILRHYATVLMSSAPKPLDLRSTREQRSLLHGISLRTNFHVLSPRSFHSRRDAVITAYESGAYLKDPERKGQPPANPMTDPSSMDGMMGMMKNQMAMIIPNTLIMSWINAFFSGYVIMKLPFPLTIKFKSMLQAGVGTKDMDPRWMSSISWYFLCMFGLQSVFNFLLGNDNAASQMAQQMGQMGPQAPQMFGPGVDPNKQFLAEAENLAVIEHHSVLDGVEQRLLEGIRV; encoded by the exons ATGGCGCAAGTACCAGTCCAGACGATCCATAGGGATCCCCAGTTATT ctACTGgatcctcttccccatcaccatAGTCATGATCCTCACCGGCATCCTCCGCCACTACGCCACAGTCCTCATGTCCTCCGCCCCCAAACCCCTCGACCTCCGCTCCACCCGCGAGCAGCgttccctcctccacggcaTCTCCCTCCGCACCAACTTCCACGTTCTCTCTCCCCGCTCCTTCCACTCCCGCCGCGACGCCGTCATTACCGCCTACGAATCAGGCGCATACCTCAAAGATCCAGAGAGAAAGGGTCAGCCCCCGGCAAACCCAATGACAGACCCGAGCTCGATGGACGGGATGATGGGCATGATGAAGAACCAGATGGCTATGATCATCCCCAACACGCTGATCATGAGCTGGATCAATGCTTTTTTCAGCGGTTATGTTATTA TGAAATTACCCTTCCCACTGACCATCAAGTTCAAGAGTATGCTTCAGGCTGGTGTGGGAACCAAGGACATGGACCCGAGGTGGATGTCAAGTATCAGTTGGTACTTTTTGTGCATGTTTGGTTTGCAGTCTGTGTTCAACTTTTTGCTTGGCAATGACAATG CTGCCAGCCAAATGGCTCAGCAGATGGGTCAGATGGGCCCTCAGGCGCCACAAATGTTCGGCCCTGGTGTTGACCCCAATAAGCAGTTCCTGGCCGAGGCGGAGAACCTGGCTGTGATTGAACACCATTCGGTTCTGGACGGTGTCGAACAGCGGCTTCTTGAGGGAATTAGGGTATAA
- the rpc25 gene encoding DNA-directed RNA polymerase III complex subunit Rpc25 (COG:K; EggNog:ENOG503P1TA) — protein MWIVTKIADLVQLKPQDFYKTSLEAIEDKINEKYANKVIPNIGLCVCVWDITDASEGLIGQYDGFVNINVEFHMVVFRPHRGEVIQARIKEQTSQGMRQPARVALVTNRRHSVEAEKVWLWKSDEETQLYYDTHEIVRFMVLEERWYTQPPTKPKESTDSDAPTKTTYQAPYSIIGTMAAPGLGITLWWE, from the exons ATGTGGATTGTC ACCAAAATCGCCGATCTGGTGCAGCTCAAGCCCCAAGACTTCTACAAGACCAGTCTTGAAGCCATCGAGGACAAGATCAATGAGAAATATGCCAACAAAGTCATTCCAAACATCGGCCTCTGCGTCTGCGTATGGGACATCACCGATGCCTCAGAAGGTCTGATAGGACAATACGATGGTTTTGTCAACATAAATG TTGAGTTCCACATGGTGGTCTTCCGGCCACACAGGGGCGAAGTTATCCAGGCACGTATCAAGGAGCAAACTTCCCAAGGCATGCGGC AACCTGCTCGAGTCGCCCTTGTCACTAACCGCCGCCATAGTGTCGAGGCCGAAAAGGTCTGGCTTTGGAAGTCTGACGAGGAAACACAGCTGTACTATGACACCCATGAAATCGTGCGCTTCATGGTTCTCGAGGAGAGGTGGTACACCCAGccaccaacaaaaccaaaGGAGTCCACTGATTCCGATGCGCCAACAAAAACCACCTACCAGGCCCCATATTCCATAATTGGGACAATGGCCGCCCCTGGTCTTGGCATCACCTTGTGGTGGGAGTGA
- a CDS encoding hypothetical protein (EggNog:ENOG503P0F4; COG:S) produces the protein MSYNYGPPPPPPQPAPPSSSPTGYNSYGATRGGHGGRGRGGHGNGDRGGFHQPAPAYGYGQPQYGPQAPGPYAGPHPAQPGYPQQPQQQWHPEHGQQQQHAQHPSSQPPHGSLPAQNYHPNYAPQIYQPQAPYGSQPQYPHAGPPPYGPGYPTGAPHQGPPAQQWGSHPQQTPPTSGPYGGGGRGGRGGYNNDRGGSKGQMMGPPIRIGFDNSNSQLPPAPVSAPYPPQPYGGPHGPPAPYAAPYSAYPPPAPYMPGPAPFDGHTGHNPRHHNRGGGFHNNSKNRSHFGGDKHRNRNQNKGQASQTPPTHHQKPDAASASKKKKRKTNTLGLTPGDESEEDLENEEERLTELIGAEAPNPQTSAELAAWIAERRAKFPTKAKIEAAKKATGKTQNGDASKDSESDLVQKAEKLRKQLKKVESSIKRKREQQDEGDEMRDLHLSSSPSTDSKSDDEKPEVMSTRQDSNNLPPPPRKADPTKHCKYYSTGGNCGKRGKCRFVHDATVREAALREREMNGGRMTLQQRLTLNDKEQEDLTIVKTVKYLQDKGLVPKPAPGSAAAAAQPESSTAPQPQPPTVAKKEPGNGLPPIPPVPKYAGWNMNGFGNTGGRSSEQ, from the exons ATGTCGTATAATTACGGacccccaccgcctcctccacaaccagcaccaccgagcAGTTCTCCGACTGGTTATAATTCTTATGGCGCGACGCGTGGAGGGCATGGTGGGAGGGGGCGTGGAGGTCACGGAAACGGCGATCGCGGTGGCTTTCACCAACCTGCACCTGCATATGGCTACGGGCAACCCCAATACGGCCCTCAGGCTCCGGGTCCTTACGCGGGACCGCATCCCGCTCAACCAGGCtatcctcaacaacctcagcAACAGTGGCACCCTGAGCATggtcagcaacagcagcacgcTCAGCACCCATcttctcaaccaccacacgGGTCACTTCCTGCTCAAAACTACCACCCCAACTACGCTCCGCAGATTTATCAACCACAGGCACCCTACGGATCTCAACCACAATACCCTCACGCAGGCCCTCCTCCCTACGGCCCGGGTTATCCAACAGGAGCACCCCATCAAGGTCCTCCAGCTCAACAGTGGGGCAGTCATCCTCAACAAACACCTCCTACATCAGGACCGtatggtggaggtgggcgaGGTGGCCGCGGCGGTTATAACAACGACCGCGGTGGATCCAAAGGGCAAATGATGGGGCCCCCCATCAGGATAGGATTTGATAACAGCAACTCTCAACTACCTCCCGCTCCAGTGAGCGCACCATACCCACCTCAACCTTACGGTGGACCTCACGGTCCTCCTGCACCGTACGCTGCGCCGTACTCCGcatatcctcctccagcaccataCATGCCTGGGCCAGCGCCATTTGACGGCCATACTGGTCACAATCCCCGCCATCACAATCGTGGCGGTGGTTTTCATAACAATTCCAAAAACCGTTCCCACTTTGGCGGCGACAAGCATCGCAATCGCAACCAAAACAAGGGACAGGCCTCCCAGACCCCTCCGACCCATCATCAGAAGCCTGATGCTGCGTCGGcgagcaaaaagaagaagcgcaAGACTAACACACTGGGCCTAACACCTGGAGATGAGTCTGAGGAAGACTTGGAGAATGAAGAAGAACGTCTGACCGAGTTGATCGGCGCCGAGGCCCCAAA TCCCCAAACCTCGGCCGAGCTTGCTGCGTGGATTGCTGAACGCCGCGCCAAGTTTCCTACTAAAGCGAAGATCGAGGCCGCCAAGAAGGCAACGGGCAAGACTCAAAATGGTGACGCCAGCAAGGACTCTGAATCCGACCTCGTCCAGAAGGCTGAGAAACTTAGAAAACAACTGAAAAAGGTCGAATCGAGCATCAAGCGGAAGCGCGAACAGCAGGATGAAGGGGACGAGATGAGGGATCTGCATTTGAGCTCATCTCCCTCGACCGATTCTAAATCGGATGACGAGAAGCCTGAAGTCATGTCAACTCGTCAGGattccaacaacctccctcctccgccgagAAAGGCAGACCCGACCAAACACTGCAAGTATTATTCGACGGGCGGCAACTGTGGAAAGCGGGGCAAGTGCCGCTTTGTTCACGATGCCACGGTCCGTGAGGCTGCTTTGAGAGAGCGTGAGATGAACGGCGGGCGCATGACCTTGCAGCAACGTCTCACGCTGAATGacaaggagcaggaggaccTTACCATTGTCAAGACGGTTAAATATCTCCAGGACAAGGGCCTTGTTCCTAAACCAGCTCCAGGttctgcggcggcggcagcgcaGCCCGAATCTAGCACagccccccagccccaaccccctaCGGTTGCCAAGAAGGAACCAGGCAATGGCCTTCCTCCTATCCCGCCTGTGCCTAAGTATGCTGGCTGGAATATGAACGGGTTCGGCAATACCGGGGGTAGATCGAGTGAGCAGTAG